In a single window of the Streptacidiphilus sp. P02-A3a genome:
- a CDS encoding PKD domain-containing protein yields MRSARLASVPAVLALAVAGLTATTAHADQASGSTIYVNNFTTGCSNTAPGAGSAAVPFCTVQAAADVVRAGQTIQLFPSSTPYQGPVVLKNSGTSAAPITIDGDATLGSTTQGAALTLDGVDYVTVDNLRINAASGQDAVDVDGSQNITLNHLILSESATITGVPARSGVTVDGASSDVTLSRSTFLSAWGTSAVHAEAGSQRVVITTNEITTGGTTAHGRVWLDGAVNAAVTSNALGSGAVPAVTVDGGSSAAIENNVMGASTGPAISVAADSDATVRSDYNTVIPTTAGVPLYSWAGASYTTPAELTAWTGQGAHDGVTVASETDSADSGATGELSTDWSGNPRAQDPDVPDTGAGPFSYYDRGVTEREDVLAFSQPGNLVTTAGTAVDEQPVSAPTSAWGEALTMTVDFGDGSPAQSAPVGTAIPHTYTAPGAYATTLTVTNADGMASARTRDVDVLTATVDRPVLTAATLRNSNGAPESGSDQFSLSGAAVGGWQYSSAQITFGDGTSAAWNAADPVNNVHGYRSGVYDATVTTTDLLGRTATGSTTVVVGEDLLPQSPATRLYDSRPQGYDSVPAHSTVRVLTEYSVDSLVLNVTVTHTKAAGFVTVFPDGVSRPDTSTLNFEAGDTVANQATVRLSPHSAYFDVYNGSSGPIDLVIDIAGYNGMFNAYQPGVEYHPVTPTRILDTRGTHKQVPANGSVTVAVPSTLVPAPGGDTMEVNVTATDEHSSGFATVYTTGQTLPPTSNLNWAPWTDTSNLVTVVADGIGRITIHNSGPAATDFVVDLVGYYRTATADDSLTGFVSLPTPQRLLDTRGGSGVPSTPLRYGQQVKVCVPGPADSVAAALNLTVTGSTGKGWLTAYPDGTTRPGTSNVNWSAGQTVANMTLTRTGSDGCVEIYDGGATVSVIADLSGYQAAEK; encoded by the coding sequence GTGCGATCCGCACGCCTCGCATCCGTCCCCGCCGTACTGGCTCTGGCAGTTGCCGGGTTGACGGCCACCACCGCCCACGCCGACCAGGCGTCGGGCAGCACGATCTACGTGAACAACTTCACGACCGGTTGCAGCAACACCGCGCCCGGCGCGGGCAGCGCGGCCGTGCCCTTCTGCACCGTCCAGGCCGCGGCCGACGTGGTGCGGGCCGGGCAGACCATTCAGCTCTTCCCGTCCAGCACGCCCTACCAGGGCCCGGTCGTGCTGAAGAACTCCGGCACCTCGGCCGCGCCGATCACCATCGACGGCGACGCCACGCTGGGGTCGACCACCCAGGGCGCCGCGCTGACCCTGGACGGGGTCGACTACGTGACGGTCGACAACCTCCGGATCAACGCCGCGTCGGGCCAGGACGCCGTCGACGTCGACGGCTCGCAGAACATCACGCTGAACCACCTGATCCTCAGCGAGTCGGCCACCATCACCGGCGTCCCGGCCAGGAGCGGGGTCACCGTGGACGGCGCCTCCTCGGACGTCACCCTGTCGCGCAGCACGTTCCTCTCCGCCTGGGGCACGAGCGCGGTGCACGCTGAGGCCGGTTCCCAGCGCGTGGTCATCACCACCAACGAGATCACCACCGGCGGCACCACCGCGCACGGCAGGGTCTGGCTGGACGGCGCCGTGAACGCGGCCGTCACCAGCAACGCCCTGGGATCCGGCGCGGTGCCCGCGGTCACCGTGGACGGCGGTTCCTCCGCCGCGATCGAGAACAACGTCATGGGCGCGAGCACCGGCCCCGCGATCTCCGTGGCGGCGGACTCCGACGCGACGGTCAGGAGCGACTACAACACCGTCATCCCCACCACCGCCGGCGTACCGCTCTACTCCTGGGCCGGTGCCAGCTACACGACCCCGGCGGAGCTCACCGCCTGGACCGGCCAGGGCGCCCACGACGGCGTCACCGTCGCCTCCGAGACCGACTCCGCGGACTCCGGCGCCACCGGCGAACTCAGCACCGACTGGAGCGGCAACCCGCGGGCGCAGGACCCCGACGTCCCCGACACCGGGGCGGGCCCGTTCAGCTACTACGACCGCGGCGTCACCGAGCGCGAGGACGTCCTCGCCTTCTCCCAGCCGGGCAACCTGGTCACCACGGCCGGTACCGCCGTGGACGAGCAGCCCGTCTCCGCCCCGACCTCCGCGTGGGGCGAGGCGCTCACCATGACGGTGGACTTCGGCGACGGCAGCCCCGCACAGTCCGCCCCGGTGGGCACGGCGATCCCGCACACCTACACCGCGCCGGGTGCCTACGCCACGACCCTCACCGTCACCAACGCCGACGGCATGGCCTCGGCCCGCACCCGCGACGTGGACGTGCTCACCGCGACCGTCGACCGGCCGGTGCTCACCGCCGCCACGCTGCGCAACTCGAACGGCGCGCCCGAGTCCGGCTCGGACCAGTTCTCGCTCTCCGGCGCCGCTGTCGGCGGCTGGCAGTACAGCAGCGCGCAGATCACCTTCGGCGACGGCACGAGCGCGGCCTGGAACGCCGCCGATCCGGTGAACAACGTGCACGGATACCGTTCTGGCGTGTACGACGCCACCGTCACCACCACCGACCTGCTCGGCCGCACCGCCACCGGCAGCACCACCGTGGTGGTCGGGGAGGACCTGCTGCCGCAGTCACCCGCGACGCGCCTGTACGACAGCCGACCCCAGGGCTACGACAGCGTGCCCGCGCACAGCACCGTGCGGGTCCTCACCGAGTACTCGGTCGACTCGCTGGTGCTGAACGTCACCGTCACCCACACCAAGGCGGCCGGGTTCGTCACGGTCTTCCCGGACGGCGTCAGCCGCCCCGACACCTCCACGCTGAACTTCGAGGCCGGGGACACGGTCGCCAACCAGGCCACGGTCCGGCTCTCCCCCCACAGCGCCTACTTCGACGTGTACAACGGCAGTAGCGGGCCGATCGACCTCGTGATCGACATCGCGGGCTACAACGGCATGTTCAACGCGTACCAGCCGGGCGTCGAGTACCACCCGGTGACGCCGACGCGCATCCTGGACACCCGCGGGACGCACAAGCAGGTTCCGGCGAACGGTTCGGTGACCGTCGCGGTGCCGTCCACGCTGGTGCCCGCGCCCGGTGGCGACACCATGGAGGTCAACGTGACCGCCACCGACGAGCACAGCTCCGGCTTCGCCACCGTCTACACCACGGGGCAGACCCTGCCGCCCACGTCGAACCTGAACTGGGCGCCCTGGACGGACACGTCGAACCTGGTCACGGTGGTCGCCGACGGAATCGGACGGATCACGATCCACAACAGCGGACCGGCGGCCACGGACTTCGTCGTCGACCTCGTCGGCTACTACCGGACCGCGACCGCCGACGACTCGCTGACCGGTTTCGTCTCGCTGCCCACCCCCCAGCGCCTGCTGGACACCCGCGGCGGCTCCGGCGTCCCGAGCACGCCGCTGCGGTACGGCCAGCAGGTCAAGGTGTGCGTTCCCGGACCGGCGGACAGCGTCGCCGCCGCGCTGAACCTGACCGTCACCGGCAGTACCGGGAAGGGCTGGCTGACCGCCTACCCGGACGGCACGACCCGTCCCGGCACCTCCAACGTCAACTGGTCCGCCGGGCAGACCGTGGCCAACATGACGCTGACCCGGACCGGCAGCGACGGCTGTGTCGAGATCTACGACGGCGGTGCCACGGTCTCGGTGATCGCCGACCTCTCCGGCTACCAGGCGGCCGAGAAGTAA
- a CDS encoding NAD(P)-binding domain-containing protein, with amino-acid sequence MKRIGVRRIGIIGVGEIGRALVTGLCDGGDESPEVFLSPRGARGAAELSARHEGVRVCADNQEVLDRSELTIIAVRGQQRHDALAGLTVAGDKVLVNVMAGVGTDDLRRTLATDAALVRAIPLPTVRERRSVTVTYPTHPVVDAFFDRLGGVLPVADEAAFNVLSTLTGTLTTHYAYLATLASWAVDQGIAADQADRYVRGLFQGIGRTLGDGTRSLRQLTAEHETPHGSNERIRSTWFGPANSEALRTALDGLLADLR; translated from the coding sequence GTGAAGCGCATCGGCGTCAGGCGCATCGGCATCATCGGAGTGGGCGAGATCGGCCGGGCCCTCGTGACCGGGCTGTGCGACGGGGGTGACGAGTCGCCGGAGGTCTTCCTCTCCCCCCGGGGAGCCCGCGGCGCGGCGGAGTTGTCCGCGCGCCACGAGGGCGTGCGGGTCTGTGCCGACAACCAGGAGGTGCTGGACCGCTCGGAGTTGACGATCATCGCGGTACGCGGGCAGCAGCGGCACGACGCGCTCGCCGGGCTGACCGTGGCCGGTGACAAGGTGCTGGTCAACGTGATGGCCGGGGTCGGCACCGACGACCTGCGCCGGACCCTGGCCACCGACGCCGCGCTGGTACGGGCCATCCCGCTGCCCACCGTTCGTGAACGCCGCTCGGTCACGGTGACCTACCCGACCCACCCGGTGGTGGACGCCTTCTTCGACCGCCTGGGCGGGGTACTGCCGGTCGCGGACGAAGCGGCCTTCAACGTCCTCTCCACCCTGACCGGGACGCTGACCACGCACTACGCGTACCTCGCCACGCTCGCCTCGTGGGCCGTCGACCAGGGCATCGCCGCCGACCAGGCCGACCGCTACGTCCGCGGGCTCTTCCAGGGCATCGGCCGCACCCTGGGCGACGGGACCCGCTCCCTGCGGCAGCTCACCGCCGAGCACGAGACTCCCCACGGCAGCAACGAACGGATCCGCAGCACCTGGTTCGGCCCGGCCAACTCCGAGGCGCTGCGCACGGCCCTCGACGGCCTCCTCGCCGACCTGCGGTAG
- a CDS encoding TetR/AcrR family transcriptional regulator yields MGEAQAQSIWLRPERSGRGPAPGFDRDRLAAAGVALADRDGLAAVTMRAVAQALGAGPASLYRYVATREELLELMIDQAVGEIRCPAPGGGGRPDDLLALARQKRELYLRHPWLLDATATRSPLGPHALAQLEYALAALAGLPVSARTKLEALAMLDAVVAALSRTEVTQRRAGRTLPQWQQAQQEYLARALGSGRHPHLAAALDGGTGAARESAELLFDRLVTRVLAGLLREQP; encoded by the coding sequence GTGGGCGAGGCGCAGGCGCAGAGCATCTGGCTGCGGCCGGAACGCTCCGGGCGCGGGCCCGCGCCCGGCTTCGACCGGGACCGGCTGGCCGCCGCCGGAGTGGCGCTGGCGGACCGGGACGGGCTGGCCGCCGTCACCATGCGGGCGGTGGCCCAGGCCCTGGGGGCCGGGCCGGCCTCGCTCTACCGCTATGTGGCCACCCGCGAGGAACTGCTGGAACTGATGATCGACCAGGCGGTCGGCGAGATCCGGTGCCCGGCGCCCGGCGGCGGGGGACGGCCCGACGACCTGCTCGCGCTGGCGCGGCAGAAGCGCGAGCTGTACCTGCGCCACCCCTGGCTGCTCGACGCGACCGCCACCCGGAGCCCGCTGGGGCCGCACGCGCTCGCCCAGTTGGAGTACGCCCTGGCCGCGCTGGCCGGGCTGCCGGTCTCGGCGCGGACCAAGCTGGAGGCGCTGGCCATGCTGGACGCCGTGGTCGCGGCGCTGAGCCGGACCGAGGTCACCCAGCGGCGGGCCGGGCGGACCCTGCCGCAGTGGCAGCAGGCGCAGCAGGAGTACCTGGCGCGGGCCCTCGGTTCCGGTCGGCACCCGCACCTGGCCGCCGCCCTGGACGGCGGCACCGGCGCCGCCCGGGAGTCAGCGGAACTGCTGTTCGATCGCCTGGTCACCCGGGTCCTGGCCGGGCTGCTGCGCGAGCAGCCCTGA
- a CDS encoding bacterial proteasome activator family protein yields the protein MNMPMNARPEDGPQVLIVGPDGMPVGGLPTSGVGGGSGGESRELPITEMVEQPAKVMRIGSMIKQLLEEVRQAPLDEASRVRLKEIHASSVKELEAGLAPELVEELERLSLPFTEEAIPSEAELRIAQAQLVGWLEGLFHGIQTALFAQQMAARAQLEQMRRALPPGAAGSGEEDDDGQGPLRSGPYL from the coding sequence ATGAACATGCCGATGAACGCGCGGCCGGAAGACGGCCCCCAGGTCCTGATCGTCGGTCCCGACGGGATGCCCGTCGGGGGCCTCCCGACCAGCGGGGTGGGCGGCGGCAGTGGGGGCGAGTCCCGCGAACTGCCGATCACGGAGATGGTGGAGCAGCCCGCCAAGGTCATGCGCATCGGCAGCATGATCAAGCAGCTGCTGGAGGAGGTCCGCCAGGCGCCGCTGGACGAGGCCAGCCGGGTCCGGCTGAAGGAGATCCACGCCAGTTCGGTGAAGGAGCTGGAGGCCGGTCTGGCACCGGAGTTGGTGGAGGAGCTGGAGCGGCTGTCGCTGCCCTTCACCGAGGAGGCCATCCCCAGCGAGGCCGAGCTGCGGATCGCCCAGGCGCAGCTGGTGGGCTGGCTCGAAGGGCTGTTCCACGGCATCCAGACCGCGCTGTTCGCCCAGCAGATGGCCGCCCGCGCCCAGCTGGAGCAGATGCGGCGGGCGCTGCCGCCCGGCGCCGCGGGCTCCGGCGAGGAGGACGACGACGGCCAGGGGCCGCTCCGCTCCGGTCCCTACCTCTAG
- a CDS encoding protein kinase: protein MSVQGSDGGGAARTVGHGRYTLRDLLGQGGMATVHLADDTVLDRPVAIKTMLGEMSREPSFRERFRREAQAVARLNHANIVQVHDSGEDLNEDGVLVPFIVMEYVEGSTLSSVLRKDISQHGAMPTDRALRITGEVLAALAASHEQGLVHRDIKPANVMVTNRGVVKVMDFGIARAMQSGVTSMTQTGMVVGTPQYLSPEQALGRSVDARSDLYSVGCLLFELLTGRLPFESESALGMAYQHVQETPPAPSSFNAAVSPGVDALVARALRKDPAHRFPDADAMRAECERVAGAAGSGVPQVIGDGRGPGAPGVGGSGANAMFPQAQGQLGTPPPAPQQPYPSMAQQPMPPRFGGQQYPNPPYPNGQFTGQPYTGQQQAVPQGPPPYGQGVPPQQPPGYQQRPQYQTPRPQPQPARTPPPYAPRPSQQTPPPYRPAPQRPGPRPMPQPVRNRPAPVPVPVPPARPGNSAGRGCGIAAIIIGVIVGIILLIGLIGALAAQHQTNDPSGSGLGRTAPVATVSGEFGASGAAAASLG, encoded by the coding sequence ATGAGTGTGCAGGGCAGCGATGGCGGCGGCGCGGCGCGAACGGTCGGCCATGGCCGCTACACGCTGCGGGATCTGCTCGGCCAGGGCGGCATGGCGACCGTCCATCTCGCCGACGACACGGTGCTGGACCGCCCGGTGGCGATCAAGACCATGCTCGGTGAGATGAGCCGCGAGCCGTCCTTCCGCGAGCGTTTCCGGCGCGAGGCGCAGGCGGTGGCCCGGCTCAACCACGCCAACATCGTGCAGGTGCACGACAGTGGCGAGGACCTGAACGAGGACGGGGTGCTCGTCCCCTTCATCGTGATGGAGTACGTCGAGGGCTCGACCCTCAGTTCGGTGCTGCGCAAGGACATATCCCAGCACGGCGCGATGCCCACCGACCGGGCGCTGCGGATCACCGGCGAGGTGCTGGCCGCGCTCGCGGCCTCGCACGAACAGGGCCTGGTGCACCGCGACATCAAACCCGCGAACGTCATGGTGACCAACCGCGGCGTGGTCAAGGTGATGGACTTCGGCATCGCCCGTGCCATGCAGTCCGGCGTGACCTCGATGACCCAGACCGGCATGGTGGTCGGCACGCCGCAGTACCTGTCCCCGGAGCAGGCCCTGGGCCGGTCCGTGGACGCCCGCTCCGACCTGTACTCGGTCGGCTGCCTGCTGTTCGAACTCCTCACCGGGCGGCTGCCGTTCGAGTCGGAGTCGGCGCTGGGGATGGCGTACCAGCACGTGCAGGAGACCCCGCCGGCGCCGTCGAGCTTCAACGCGGCGGTGTCGCCCGGCGTGGACGCGCTGGTCGCCCGCGCGCTGCGGAAGGACCCGGCGCACCGCTTCCCGGACGCCGACGCGATGCGCGCCGAGTGCGAGCGGGTGGCGGGCGCGGCGGGCAGCGGCGTACCGCAGGTGATCGGCGACGGCCGGGGACCGGGCGCGCCGGGCGTCGGCGGCTCCGGCGCGAACGCGATGTTCCCGCAGGCCCAGGGGCAGTTGGGGACTCCGCCTCCGGCCCCGCAGCAGCCCTACCCGTCCATGGCGCAGCAGCCGATGCCGCCGCGCTTCGGCGGCCAGCAGTACCCCAACCCGCCTTACCCCAACGGGCAGTTCACCGGCCAGCCGTACACCGGCCAGCAGCAGGCGGTGCCGCAGGGCCCGCCGCCGTACGGCCAGGGCGTGCCGCCGCAGCAGCCCCCCGGCTACCAGCAGCGTCCGCAGTACCAGACGCCGAGGCCGCAGCCGCAGCCCGCGCGGACGCCACCGCCGTACGCCCCCCGGCCGAGCCAGCAGACCCCGCCGCCGTACCGGCCCGCGCCGCAGCGTCCCGGTCCGCGGCCGATGCCGCAGCCGGTGAGGAACCGACCGGCCCCGGTGCCGGTACCGGTGCCACCGGCGCGGCCGGGGAACAGCGCCGGGCGCGGCTGCGGGATCGCGGCCATCATCATCGGCGTGATCGTCGGCATCATCCTGCTGATCGGCTTGATCGGGGCGCTGGCGGCCCAACATCAGACCAACGACCCCAGCGGCAGCGGCCTCGGCCGAACCGCCCCGGTGGCCACGGTGAGCGGGGAGTTCGGTGCGAGCGGAGCGGCGGCGGCGTCCCTCGGCTGA